A stretch of Aspergillus nidulans FGSC A4 chromosome VI DNA encodes these proteins:
- a CDS encoding uncharacterized protein (transcript_id=CADANIAT00010195): MSFLARATRTPAATRLSTITPTSSRLLSTTAIRSSGPIDATKSTLKKADRKVADAAVKGIETGEAAANKIKEAVGSGQAQKEAKEKAGELKGDAAELAGKAKGKGEEVAGEAKGKAKEVAGEFKS; encoded by the exons ATGTCTTTCCTCGCCCGCGCTACTCGCACCCCTGCGGCCACTCGCCTCTCTACTATCACACCCACATCCTCACGACTCCTTAGCACAACAGCCATCCGCTCGTCAGGTCCCATTGATGCCACAAAATCCACTCTCAAGAAAGCCGACCGGAAGGTGGCTGATGCCGCCGTGAAGGGAATTGAGACTGGCG AGGCCGCCGcaaacaagatcaaggaaGCTGTTGGATCTGGTCAGGCGCAGAAGGAAGCTAAGGAGAAGGCGGGCGAATTGAAGGGAGACGCGGCTGAGTTGGCGGGCAAGGCAAAGGGAAAGGGTGAAGAAGTTGCCGGGGAGGCCAAGGGCAAGGCTAAAGAGGTTGCCGGGGAGTTCAAGTCATGA
- the fmqE gene encoding MFS-type transporter fmqE (transcript_id=CADANIAT00010197), whose protein sequence is MGGKDTEAVAAHIEKATNVTDDAAERGRLIQEQERQLSLWATVKLHPRAVLACSVAFAAGAMFGYDQISNGSTIAMPAFMMYYGDHNESGLYLPSIWTSLWTSMTSLLQAVGAICVGMISDRFGRKWPGVMAGILSIVGTVVLYYAKSRGALLAGKMVCGLALGAGMAIGTTYASEVAPLKLRVPIQTILVVFIVFMQGLAMGIVRIFVPNTDEQAFRNVFAIQWAVGGIFAVTCLFAPESPVYLINSGRVDAAEKVMKKLYSSKFSIDDRLAYLVKTISEEQEQQRISAGSYLDCLRGSNLKRTLTVMFLYSTANLGGAAFLSQSIYFLLTLGLPSVHIFDISIGGFALAIIVILLTGFIGKFLSRRRMLLMGCLINLAFLVVIGCLYYASGMGPSWAIAVLMNILISIQTSLMQAVGWPIAAEISSYRLRVKSLSIGVFAQTLSTWVMTFTVPYMYNVDSGDLGARTAFPFAGITVLLVIGAYFLVPDTTGLSTEEIDRLYEDKVSPRRFSSFVTHDVPRVAE, encoded by the exons ATGGGAGGCAAAGATACCGAGGCTGTTGCGGCCCACATCGAGAAGGCAACCAATGTCACTGACGATGCTGCTGAGCGAGGCCGTCTCATCCAGGAGCAAGAGCGCCAGTTGAGTCTGTGGGCTACAGTGAAGTTGCATCCTCGAGCCGTGCTGGCCT GTAGCGTGGCCTTTGCTGCAGGCGCAATGTTTGGATACGATCAGATCTCCAACGGTTCTACGATTGCGATGCCTGCATTCATGATGTACTACGGTGATCATAACGAGTCAGGACTGTACCTCCCATCGATCTGGACGTCGCTGTGGACGTCGATGACGTCCTTGCTACAGGCTGTCGGGGCCATCTGCGTGGGTATGATCTCGGACAGATTCGGCCGGAAGTGGCCAGGAGTCATGGCAGGAATTCTCTCTATTGTTGGCACTGTTGTTCTATATTATGCGAAAAGCAGGGGTGCACTCCTTGCGGGGAAGATGGTTTGTGGGTTGGCACTTGGAGCTGGGATGGCAATCGGGACGACGTATGCGTCCGAG GTTGCGCCCTTGAAACTCCGCGTGCCGATTCAGACGATTCTCGTCGTCTTTATTGTCTTCATGCAGGGACTGGCGATGGGGATCGTGAGGATATTCGTTCCTAACACTGATGAGCAAGCCTTCCGGAACGTTTTTGCTATACAGTGGGCTGTAGGTGGGATCTTTGCGGTCACATGCTTGTTTGCTCCCGA GTCTCCCGTCTATTTGATCAACTCCGGCCGCGTTGACGCAGCGGAAAAAGTCATGAAGAAGCTCTACAGCTCCAAATTCAGCATCGACGACCGCCTGGCGTACCTCGTCAAAACCATCTccgaagagcaagagcagcagcgcatCTCCGCGGGCTCATATCTCGACTGCCTCAGAGGATCAAATCTCAAGCGAACACTTACTGTCATGTTCCTCTACAGCACCGCGAACCTTGGCGGCGCCGCTTTCCTGTCACAGTCCATCTACTTCCTTCTCACACTCGGGCTGCCATCAGTGCACATCTTTGACATCTCCATCGGCGGGTTCGCTCTAGCCATCATAGTCATCCTCCTAACAGGCTTTATCGGCAAGTTCCTTAGCAGGCGAAGGATGCTTCTTATGGGCTGCCTCATCAACCTGgctttcctcgtcgtcatcggcTGCCTCTACTACGCCTCTGGCATGGGTCCATCCTGGGCCATTGCGGTTCTCAT GAACATCCTTATCTCCATCCAAACAAGTCTAATGCAAGCCGTCGGCTGGCCCATCGCCGCCGAGATCTCCTCGTACAGACTACGTGTCAAGTCGCTATCAATCGGCGTCTTCGCCCAAACCCTCTCGACCTGGGTCATGACATTCACAGTGCCTTATATGTACAACGTTGACTCTGGGGACTTGGGCGCCCGCACGGCGTTCCCCTTTGCAGGTATCACAGTGCTTCTTGTTATAGGCGCATACTTCCTTGTTCCTGATACGACGGGCCTGTCGACGGAGGAGATTGATCGGCTGTACGAGGATAAGGTCAGCCCGAGAAGGTTCAGTTCTTTTGTCACGCATGATGTGCCGCGTGTGGCTGAGTAG
- a CDS encoding protein fhdA (transcript_id=CADANIAT00010196): protein MPTPREDDNLDRRRRRSSNSQSPDRDRDRDSRRRRHRHDDYDYDNSSRRHHQSSHKGGPRRRSSRSPSSRISHRKEYERRDPERSGRTDADEDRRRLHHSPDLPDRRHRDRDQDRDRERDRARERDRYREHSHRHSRQHRIRSKSRSRSPKRHSRTPSRSRAPARPKAPLPSQKDAYNTEVTGEGPPPEKEKPNFANTGRLAAESNAVTVNGDTVVLKYHEPPEARKPPPKESWRLYVFKGEDLLEMVELNERSCWLIGRERLVVDFPLDHPSCSKQHAAIQFRFVEKRNEFGDRVGKVKPYLIDLESANGSTVNGDPAPPGRYMELRDKDMLKFGNSSREYVLMLDKPNT from the coding sequence ATGCCTACGCCGAGAGAAGACGACAACTTGGACCGCCGACGCCGGCGGTCGTCCAACTCTCAGAGTCCTgaccgcgaccgcgatcGTGACAGTCGCAGACGGCGGCACCGTCACGACGATTACGACTATGACAACAGCTCACGCAGACACCATCAGAGCTCTCATAAGGGTGGTCCTAGAAGGCGCTCATCGCGCAGCCCTTCCAGTCGAATAAGCCATCGGAAGGAATACGAACGCCGAGATCCTGAGCGCTCAGGGCGAACGGATGCAGACGAGGACCGGCGACGGCTACACCATTCGCCAGATCTTCCAGATCGCAGACATCGAGACCGTGATCAAGACCGTGATCGAGAACGCGATCGGGCCCGCGAGCGTGATCGCTATCGCGAACATAGCCACAGACACTCGCGGCAACACCGAATTCGCTCAAAGTCGCGATCTCGCTCGCCCAAACGACACTCAAGAACCCCTTCGCGCTCTCGCGCTCCTGCCCGCCCGAAAGCACCCCTCCCCTCACAAAAAGACGCCTACAACACCGAAGTTACCGGCGAAGGTCCGCCGCCGGAGAAAGAGAAACCAAATTTCGCAAACACGGGCCGTCTCGCCGCAGAATCTAACGCTGTAACTGTCAACGGCGACACCGTCGTTCTGAAATACCACGAACCCCCCGAGGCGCGCAAGCCGCCGCCTAAAGAATCCTGGCGCCTCTACGTCTTCAAGGGTGAGGATCTGCTGGAAATGGTGGAGCTGAACGAGCGAAGTTGCTGGCTTATCGGTCGTGAGCGGTTAGTCGTTGACTTCCCGCTTGACCATCCTAGCTGCTCGAAGCAGCATGCGGCTATACAGTTCCGGTTTGTGGAGAAACGAAATGAGTTTGGAGATCGGGTTGGGAAAGTTAAGCCATATCTTATTGACTTAGAGAGCGCGAATGGATCAACTGTTAATGGGGATCCAGCTCCGCCAGGACGGTATATGGAATTGCGGGATAAAGATATGCTGAAGTTTGGAAATAGTTCTCGAGAGTACGTTCTCATGCTGGACAAGCCGAACACATAA
- a CDS encoding class I SAM-dependent methyltransferase (transcript_id=CADANIAT00010198): MGDASETYPLARDSAESARIWLLEARDLLSSRVPNQEPKTFHGFDISAAQFPGSPPEGVSFSCQDILKPFPPEYHRKYDLVHVRLLVTAFPEKEYETAVRNLVEILKPGGFIQWTDLNGSFLASPSSTELSDPRSSFLVSTWLGFIESQSLALDAPASLAEVFKKAGLADVRNTGYAQHDLSQALKLRAQEWQADSFGAVVKRLLIKNGDMEADAKRKVEAEVAKLRKYFEDTGEVLGIRFGVVVGRKTA, from the exons ATGGGTGATGCTTCAGAGACCTACCCCCTTGCCCGTGATAGCGCGGAGTCAGCCCG AATCTGGCTCCTCGAAGCCCGCGACCTCCTAAGCTCTAGAGTACCCAACCAGGAGCCCAAGAccttccatggcttcgaTATCTCCGCTGCGCAGTTTCCCGGGTCCCCACCTGAGGGCGTCTCGTTCTCGTGCCAGGATATCCTTAAGCCGTTCCCGCCTGAGTATCATAGAAAGTACGACCTAGTGCATGTGAGGCTACTTGTCACGGCATTTCCGGAAAAAGAGTACGAGACGGCTGTGAGGAATCTGGTGGAGATTTTGA AGCCGGGCGGCTTCATCCAGTGGACGGACCTGAACGGCTCTTTTCTCGCTTCCCCGTCTAGCACCGAGCTATCTGACCCGCGCTCCTCGTTCCTCGTGTCCACGTGGCTGGGATTCATCGAATCACAGAGTCTAGCTCTTGACGCACCCGCGTCTCTCGCAGAGGTGTTTAAGAAAGCCGGTTTGGCTGACGTCAGGAATACTGGGTACGCGCAGCACGACCTTAGCCAGGCGCTGAAACTCCGCGCCCAAGAGTGGCAGGCTGACTCTTTTGGTGCCGTTGTTAAGCGGCTGTTGATAAAAAATGGTGATATGGAGGCGGACGCAAAAAGGaaggtggaggcggaggttgcGAAGTTACGGAAGTATTTCGAGGACACGGGGGAGGTCCTGGGGATAAGGTTCGGGGTTGTTGTTGGAAGAAAGACTGCTTGA
- a CDS encoding uncharacterized protein (transcript_id=CADANIAT00010199), translating into MSTLNNPLALLWALLPRIPLILRTAVLHGIGQSAGSGKQDLRTEMTVAIIRSFLTGRRVPVGKQQKGAMHDPGIKGPLWVSKVRISQPEMDVHDAVIKAIEELKVGEEKYDIPGVGPVEAEWTGYRRGVDKNAPEPQLSEEQKYAELKKENDADMVVLYFHGGAYYLMDPCTHRLAVSQLSKRTKSPVLSVRYRLAPQNPFPAALVDALTAYLYLIAPPPGSFHAPVPPNKIILAGDSAGGNLSLVLLQTLLTLHRKSTTVTFHNTSVPITPPAGVAVSSPWCDISRSMPSIRKNAPYDYLPAPSPFSSSEANGEPFRPPPVPADAIWPTNPPRVDYFVSASAILHPLVSPLAAPSDLWNNCPPVYISIGEEGLTDEGLVMARRMHKASVSVIAEQVEGMPHCFGLMMPGHRAAKAFYDSMGSFCVDAVAETLKERVDGKLRFLAFKPENNKEIPLSEVASHLPDEEVDRLLAETKQWRVIGEKVLVDEWSAKIENRARL; encoded by the exons ATGAGCACCCTCAATAACCCCCTCGCTCTCCTTTGGGCGCTCCTACCGAGGATCCCTCTCATCCTACGAACTGCCGTCCTCCACGGCATTGGCCAGTCCGCCGGCTCAGGGAAACAGGACCTTCGCACCGAGATGACAGTTGCTATTATCCGTTCGTTTCTCACCGGCCGGCGGGTCCCCGTTGGCAAACAACAGAAGGGAGCGATGCATGACCCGGGGATAAAGGGCCCGCTGTGGGTTTCGAAAGTGAGGATCTCGCAGCCGGAAATGGATGTTCATGATGCGGTAATAAAGGCGATCGAAGAGCTGAAAGTTGGCGAGGAAAAGTACGATATTCCTGGTGTTGGACCGGTAGAGGCCGAGTGGACCGGGTATCGCAGAGGCGTCGACAAGAATGCGCCTGAGCCGCAATTGtcagaggagcagaagtatgcggagttgaagaaggagaatgatGCTGATATGGTTGTACTGTATTTTCATGGCGGCGCGTACTA CCTTATGGATCCCTGCACCCACCGTCTAGCCGTCTCCCAGCTGTCCAAGCGTACAAAATCCCCCGTCCTCTCCGTTCGCTATCGCCTCGCCCCTCAAAATCCATTCCCCGCCGCTCTCGTCGACGCTCTCACTGCGTACCTCTACCTTATTGCCCCACCCCCTGGCTCCTTCCACGCTCCTGTCCCCCCGAACAAAATCATCCTGGCCGGCGACTCCGCTGGCGGAAACCTCAGCCTCGTGCTCCTCCAGACCCTCCTTACCCTGCATCGCAAGTCCACGACCGTCACCTTCCACAACACCTCCGTCCCCATAACCCCGCCTGCCGGCGTCGCTGTCTCCTCCCCTTGGTGCGACATCTCCCGCTCTATGCCGTCCATCCGCAAGAACGCTCCCTACGACTACCTTCCGGCCCCAtcgcccttctcttcttcagaagCAAATGGCGAACCCTTCCGCCCGCCTCCTGTTCCCGCAGATGCAATTTGGCCTACCAACCCACCGCGCGTCGACTACTTTGTCAGCGCATCCGCAATCCTCCACCCACTCGTCTCCCCACTCGCAGCTCCTTCGGACCTTTGGAACAACTGTCCCCCAGTCTACATCTCCATCGGTGAGGAAGGCCTCACCGACGAAGGCCTCGTGATGGCGCGGCGCATGCACAAAGCCTCCGTATCCGTAATCGCCGAACAGGTTGAAGGCATGCCGCACTGCTTTGGGCTAATGATGCCCGGCCACCGCGCTGCAAAGGCATTTTACGACTCAATGGGTTCGTTTTGTGTCGATGCTGTAGCGGAGACGCTTAAAGAGCGAGTGGATGGGAAGTTGCGCTTCCTTGCTTTCAAGCCGGAAAATAATAAGGAGATCCCGCTTAGTGAAGTGGCGAGTCACTTGCCGGATGAAGAGGTTGATAGGTTGTTGGCGGAGACGAAGCAGTGGAGAGTTATCGGGGAGAAGGTGTTGGTTGATGAGTGGAGTGCGAAGATTGAGAATAGGGCGCGGCTGTAG